From a single Parambassis ranga chromosome 2, fParRan2.1, whole genome shotgun sequence genomic region:
- the nid2a gene encoding nidogen-2 isoform X6, protein MERGAMLAVCVLCWSCSVCVVTAIQRADMFPYGTLSGDLILAEGDDETSKVLSLPKPLYFYDTHFSQLYVATNGIISAQDLPMEKQYVDDGFPTDFPVVAPFLADIDTSEGRGHIYYRVTETPSVLNRVAQEVHRGFPDAKFTPTHAVVATWENVAAYEEQTRISGPSNKVNTFQAVIGYDESDSYVLFLYPEGGLNFFGTRPKESYNVEIELPARVGFSRGEISYLIFSRTEGPYYSVTSNEQSVKNLYQVGNTGIPGVWLFHTGNRYSFDNIVPASTGGLLATPLTVGHSLSLDTTTPEYVEFGEYPDSAFDPETQEEDDDFPLTGGDPEFQPPPAAGGDHSDSQQPEPPSAPAEDSDRQTSYSNENVPLPPEPRYGSEAAERQYAPPYPPQTVPEGRNQPPQLPLEVVDVYPPQRSQPPLSPGGHVVSVDEDDVDFNTEVIRYTTENKETCARFQQQCSQNAFCSDYATGFCCHCRPGFYGNGRHCLPDGAPQRVSGKVSGTVTVGSTPVELNSIDLHAYIVVGDGRAYTAISEVPEPVGWALMPAAPIGELFGWLFALELPNSQAGFKITGAEFTRHADVLFYPGGQRLSITQTGRGLDDHNLLTVDTVISGSMPFLPPGAEVTIDPFKETYQYYPSVVTSTSVREYSVVSAERGSESFSFQLKQNITYRDCRHDNRAAATETLQVTMERVFVMYVKEERILRYAITNKISPVGVETSGPELVNPCYAGNHDCDTTAQCIPLEGQAFQCQCATGYRGDGRNCYDINECDEGLSTCGDHAQCVNLPGSHRCQCQSGYEFDYDGRSCVDVDECSTSPCHINARCINELGSFKCQCQPGFYGDGFYCSHHEGHTVHPKSQCEQHRDSLQSGADRDGRPSLGAFVPQCDSDGQYRALQCHGSTGHCWCVDSRGQERAGTRTPPGTTPTDCGRPNEPQHPKTHCEHHRDSVQTSSPEGYPVVGAYVPQCDANGQYILLQCHGSTGHCWCVDSTGQERPGTRTLPGAPPKDCDKSDEPQRPKTHCEQHRDSVQTTSPEGYPIPGVFVPQCDTEGQYTTQQCHGSIGYCWCVDRTGQERPGTRTLPGTPRVDCNRPDEPQRPKTHCEHHRDSVQTTSPEGYPIVGAYVPQCDAEGQYSSQQCHGSTGHCWCVDRTGQERAGTRTGPGTPSVDCDKPDEPQRPKTHCEHHRDSVQTTSPEGYPIVGAYVPQCDAEGQYSSQQCHGSTGQCWCVDRSGQERTGTRTGPGSPRVDCNRPVPVLPTHRPESVCERWRASLIEHYGGKPEPQQYVPQCEPDGHFSPVQCYGETTYCWCVDQDGREVPGTRSNDVVKPACIGTVAPPTIRPLPRPDVTPPTNSDIILLYAQGQKIGALPLNGTRLEGSRSKTLLTLHGSIVVGIAYDCKENHVYWTDLSARTINRASMSPGAEPELLINTNLVSPEGLAVDAKRRQMFWVDSNQDLIETANLDGSGRRTLFDTDLVNPRAIIVVSSTGTLYWSDWNREAPKIESSSVDGQNRRVVVSDGIGLPNALTYDSSSGQICWADAGTKRLECVSPDGSGRRVIHPTLNYPFSMVYYRNHFYYTDWRRDGVITVSKDSSQITDEYLPDQRSHLYGIAIASTHCLPGSH, encoded by the exons ATGGAGCGAGGGGCGATGTTGGccgtgtgtgtgctgtgctggagctgcagcgtgtgtgtggtAACAGCCATCCAGAGGGCTGACATGTTTCCTTATGGCACGTTAAGTGGAGATTTAATTCTGGCTGAGGGCGACGATGAGACGTCCAAAGTGCTGTCCCTGCCCAAACCCTTATACTTCTACGACACCCACTTCTCCCAGCTGTAT GTGGCCACCAACGGCATCATATCGGCACAGGACTTGCCGATGGAAAAGCAATATGTGGATGATGGCTTCCCCACAGATTTCCCCGTGGTGGCTCCGTTCCTGGCTGACATAGACACCAGCGAAGGACGAGGACATATTTATTACCGGGTGACCGAAACTCCCAGCGTGCTCAACAGAGTGGCCCAG GAAGTACACCGTGGTTTCCCAGACGCAAAGTTCACACCCACACACGCTGTAGTGGCAACATGGGAGAACGTCGCAGCCTATGAGGAACAAACTCGAATCTCTGGTCCTTCAAACAAG GTCAACACATTCCAGGCAGTGATCGGTTATGATGAGTCAGACTCCTACGTTCTCTTCCTGTACCCTGAAGGCGGTCTGAACTTCTTTGGGACGCGCCCCAAG GAGTCATATAATGTTGAGATAGAGCTTCCTGCCAGAGTCGGATTCAGCAGAGGAGAAATTTCATATTTAATCTTCTCCCGCACAGAAGGACCATACTACAGTGTTACCTCCAATGAACAGAGTGTCAAAAATCTTTACCA GGTTGGTAACACTGGAATCCCTGGCGTCTGGCTTTTCCACACTGGAAACCGTTACTCTTTTGACAACATTGTTCCTGCATCCACTGGCGGTCTCCTCGCTACTCCGCTTACTGTAGGACATAGCCTCTCTTTG GACACCACCACCCCTGAGTACGTGGAGTTTGGAGAGTACCCTGACAGTGCTTTTGACCCCGAGACacaggaagaagatgatgatttCCCTCTGACAGGCGGGGATCCTGAATTCCAGCCACCCCCTGCAGCCGGTGGCGACCACTCAGATTCCCAACAGCCGGAACCTCCTTCTGCTCCTGCAGAGGATTCTGATCGTCAGACGTCGTACAGCAATGAAAACGTGCCGCTGCCCCCTGAGCCTCGGTATGgttcagaggcagcagagaggcagTACGCCCCCCCTTATCCTCCACAGACAGTCCCAGAGGGGCGCAATCAGCCACCACAG CTTCCCCTGGAGGTGGTGGACGTGTACCCCCCTCAGAGGAGCCAGCCGCCTCTGTCCCCTGGAGGTCACGTAGTCAGCGTGGATGAAGACGATGTTGACTTTAACACAGAAG TGATTCGATACACCACTGAGAATAAAGAAACATGTGCCCG ATTCCAGCAGCAGTGCTCCCAGAATGCATTTTGCTCCGACTATGCCACGGGCTTCTGCTGTCACTGCCGGCCTGGATTCTATGGAAATGGACGCCACTGCCTTCCTGATG GTGCTCCGCAGCGCGTCAGCGGTAAGGTGAGCGGCACTGTGACGGTGGGGTCGACTCCAGTGGAGCTGAACAGCATCGATCTTCACGCTTACATCGTGGTGGGAGATGGGAGAGCATACACTGCCATCAGCGAG GTACCTGAGCCGGTGGGCTGGGCTCTGATGCCAGCGGCTCCAATAGGAGAGCTGTTTGGGTGGCTGTTTGCTCTGGAGCTTCCCAACAGCCAGGCAGGCTTCAAAATCACAG GTGCCGAGTTCACTCGTCATGCAGATGTGCTGTTTTACCCTGGCGGCCAGCGCTTGTCAATCACTCAGACGGGCCGGGGACTTGACGACCACAACCTCCTCACCGTGGATACCGTAATCAGCGGCAGCATGCCCTTCCTGCCACCTGGAGCCGAAGTTACCATTGATCCCTTCAAGGAGACGTACCAGTACTACCCCTCTG TCgtcacctccacctctgtcAGGGAGTATTCCGTCGTTTCAGCGGAACGAGGCTCAGAGTCCTTCTCCTTCCAGCTGAAGCAAAACATCACCTACCGCGACTGTCGACATGACAACCGTGCTGCTGCCACAGAGACGTTGCAGGTCACCATGGAGAGGGTGTTTGTGATGTACGTGAAGGAGGAGCGGATCCTGAGATACGCCATCACCAACAAGATCAGCCCGGTCGGAG TTGAGACTTCAGGACCTGAGCTGGTGAACCCCTGCTACGCTGGAAACCATGACTGTGACACGACGGCCCAGTGTATCCCACTGGAGGGCCAGGCCTTCCAGTGCCAGTGTGCTACTGGTTACAGAGGAGACGGTCGCAACTGTTACG ACATAAACGAGTGCGACGAGGGTTTAAGCACATGTGGTGATCATGCTCAGTGTGTGAACCTGCCGGGAAGCCACCGCTGCCAGTGCCAGAGTGGATATGAGTTTGACTACGACGGGCGCTCCTGCGTTG ATGTAGACGAGTGCAGCACCTCTCCGTGCCACATTAATGCCAGATGCATCAATGAACTCGGATCCTTCAAGTGTCAGTGCCAGCCTGGTTTCTATGGTGACGGTTTCTACTGTTCGCACCATGAAG GACACACAGTTCATCCAAAGAGCCAGTGcgagcagcacagagacagtcTGCAGAGTGGAGCGGACCGTGATGGGCGCCCAAGTCTCGGAGCCTTCGTTCCCCAGTGTGACTCTGATGGACAGTATCGAGCGCTGCAG TGCCACGGATCTACTGGACATTGTTGGTGCGTGGACAGCAGAGGCCAGGAGAGAGCGGGAACCAGGACTCCACCTGGAACAACACCCACAGACTGTGGCAGACCCA ATGAACCTCAGCAtcctaaaactcactgtgagCACCACAGAGACAGCGTTCAGACCTCCAGCCCCGAGGGATACCCTGTAGTTGGAGCCTATGTGCCTCAGTGTGATGCTAATGGACAGTACATACTGCTGCAG tGTCACGGCTCCACTGGACATTGTTGGTGTGTGGACAGCACTGGACAAGAGAGACCAGGAACCAGGACCCTGCCTGGTGCTCCACCCAAAGACTGTGACAAGTCAG atGAGCCACAGCGTCCTAAGACTCACTGcgagcagcacagagacagtgTTCAGACCACTAGTCCAGAGGGATACCCCATACCAGGAGTGTTTGTGCCCCAGTGTGACACAGAAGGACAGTACACAACTCAGCAG TGCCATGGCTCCATTGGCTATTGTTGGTGTGTGGACAGGACTGGACAGGAAAGACCAGGAACCAGGACTCTACCTGGAACACCACGTGTGGACTGTAACAGACCAG ATGAACCTCAGCGtcctaaaactcactgtgagCACCACAGAGACAGTGTTCAGACCACCAGCCCAGAGGGATACCCCATAGTCGGGGCTTATGTGCCTCAGTGTGATGCTGAAGGACAGTACTCCTCTCAGCAG TGTCATGGATCCACTGGACACTGTTGGTGTGTGGACAGGACTGGACAGGAGAGAGCAGGAACCAGGACTGGACCTGGAACTCCTTCTGTGGACTGTGACAAACCAG ATGAACCTCAACGtcctaaaactcactgtgagCACCACAGAGACAGTGTTCAGACCACCAGCCCAGAGGGATACCCCATAGTCGGAGCTTACGTGCCTCAGTGTGATGCTGAAGGACAGTACTCCTCTCAGCAG TGTCATGGCTCCACTGGACAATGTTGGTGTGTGGACAGGAGTGGACAGGAGAGAACGGGAACCAGGACTGGACCTGGATCTCCTCGCGTGGACTGTAACAGACCAG TCCCGGTGCTGCCTACTCATCGCCCTGAGAGTGTGTGCGAGCGATGGAGGGCCAGTTTGATCGAGCACTACGGCGGCAAACCAGAACCTCAGCAATACGTGCCTCAGTGTGAACCAGACGGACACTTCAG TCCAGTCCAGTGTTACGGTGAGACCACTTATTGTTGGTGTGTGGACCAGGATGGACGGGAGGTTCCTGGGACCCGGTCCAATGATGTGGTCAAACCTGCTT GCATCGGTACAGTGGCTCCCCCCACCATACGTCCACTGCCGCGCCCAGACGTGACGCCTCCCACAAACTCTGACATCATACTACTGTACGCTCAGGGGCAGAAAATAGGAGCGCTGCCTCTCAACGGGACCAGACTGGAAGGATCCCGTTCCAAAACACTCCTGACACTACAC GGTTCGATAGTCGTTGGTATCGCCTATGACTGCAAAGAAAACCACGTCTATTGGACAGATTTGTCTGCAAGGACAATCAACAGAGCATCGATGTCCCCTGGAGCTGAGCCCGAGTTACTCATTAACACAA ACCTGGTCAGTCCGGAGGGTTTGGCAGTGGACGCCAAACGCAGGCAAATGTTCTGGGTCGACTCAAACCAGGATCTGATAGAAACCGCCAACCTAGATGGCAGCGGGAGACGGACCCTGTTTGACACAGACCTGGTGAACCCCCGGGCCATCATAGTGGTCTCTTCCACTGG CACTCTGTACTGGTCAGATTGGAACCGAGAGGCTCCTAAAATCGAGAGTTCGTCTGTGGATGGTCAGAACCGCAGAGTGGTGGTGTCTGATGGTATCGGATTGCCAAATGCATTGACGTACGACTCTTCCTCTGGACAAATCTGCTGGGCTGATGCAG gcaCAAAGCGTTTAGAGTGTGTGTCACCAGACGGCTCAGGTCGCAGAGTGATCCACCCCACCCTCAACTACCCATTCAGCATGGTCTACTACAGGAACCACTTCTACTACACTGACTGGAGGAG GGACGGAGTGATAACTGTGAGCAAAGACAGCAGTCAGATCACTGATGAATACCTGCCAGACCAGCGCTCTCACTTGTACGGCATCGCCATAGCATCCACCCACTGTCTACCAG gGAGCCACTAA
- the nid2a gene encoding nidogen-2 isoform X3 has translation MERGAMLAVCVLCWSCSVCVVTAIQRADMFPYGTLSGDLILAEGDDETSKVLSLPKPLYFYDTHFSQLYVATNGIISAQDLPMEKQYVDDGFPTDFPVVAPFLADIDTSEGRGHIYYRVTETPSVLNRVAQEVHRGFPDAKFTPTHAVVATWENVAAYEEQTRISGPSNKVNTFQAVIGYDESDSYVLFLYPEGGLNFFGTRPKESYNVEIELPARVGFSRGEISYLIFSRTEGPYYSVTSNEQSVKNLYQVGNTGIPGVWLFHTGNRYSFDNIVPASTGGLLATPLTVGHSLSLDTTTPEYVEFGEYPDSAFDPETQEEDDDFPLTGGDPEFQPPPAAGGDHSDSQQPEPPSAPAEDSDRQTSYSNENVPLPPEPRYGSEAAERQYAPPYPPQTVPEGRNQPPQLPLEVVDVYPPQRSQPPLSPGGHVVSVDEDDVDFNTEVIRYTTENKETCARFQQQCSQNAFCSDYATGFCCHCRPGFYGNGRHCLPDGAPQRVSGKVSGTVTVGSTPVELNSIDLHAYIVVGDGRAYTAISEVPEPVGWALMPAAPIGELFGWLFALELPNSQAGFKITGAEFTRHADVLFYPGGQRLSITQTGRGLDDHNLLTVDTVISGSMPFLPPGAEVTIDPFKETYQYYPSVVTSTSVREYSVVSAERGSESFSFQLKQNITYRDCRHDNRAAATETLQVTMERVFVMYVKEERILRYAITNKISPVGVETSGPELVNPCYAGNHDCDTTAQCIPLEGQAFQCQCATGYRGDGRNCYDINECDEGLSTCGDHAQCVNLPGSHRCQCQSGYEFDYDGRSCVDVDECSTSPCHINARCINELGSFKCQCQPGFYGDGFYCSHHEGHTVHPKSQCEQHRDSLQSGADRDGRPSLGAFVPQCDSDGQYRALQCHGSTGHCWCVDSRGQERAGTRTPPGTTPTDCGRPNEPQHPKTHCEHHRDSVQTSSPEGYPVVGAYVPQCDANGQYILLQCHGSTGHCWCVDSTGQERPGTRTLPGAPPKDCDKSDEPQRPKTHCEQHRDSVQTTSPEGYPIPGVFVPQCDTEGQYTTQQCHGSIGYCWCVDRTGQERPGTRTLPGTPRVDCNRPDEPQRPKTHCEHRRDSVQTTSPEGHPVVGAYVPQCDENGHYILLQCHSSSGHCWCVDSTGQERPGTRTPPGTPPRDCDRPEEPGHPKTHCEQHRDSIQTTTPEGYTIEGVFVPQCDANGQYASQQCHGSTGHCWCVDRTGQERPGTRTPPGTSPVDCDRPDEPQRPKTHCEHHRDSVQTTSPEGYPIVGAYVPQCDAEGQYSSQQCHGSTGHCWCVDRTGQERAGTRTGPGTPSVDCDKPDEPQRPKTHCEHHRDSVQTTSPEGYPIVGAYVPQCDAEGQYSSQQCHGSTGQCWCVDRSGQERTGTRTGPGSPRVDCNRPVPVLPTHRPESVCERWRASLIEHYGGKPEPQQYVPQCEPDGHFSPVQCYGETTYCWCVDQDGREVPGTRSNDVVKPACIGTVAPPTIRPLPRPDVTPPTNSDIILLYAQGQKIGALPLNGTRLEGSRSKTLLTLHGSIVVGIAYDCKENHVYWTDLSARTINRASMSPGAEPELLINTNLVSPEGLAVDAKRRQMFWVDSNQDLIETANLDGSGRRTLFDTDLVNPRAIIVVSSTGTLYWSDWNREAPKIESSSVDGQNRRVVVSDGIGLPNALTYDSSSGQICWADAGTKRLECVSPDGSGRRVIHPTLNYPFSMVYYRNHFYYTDWRRDGVITVSKDSSQITDEYLPDQRSHLYGIAIASTHCLPGSH, from the exons ATGGAGCGAGGGGCGATGTTGGccgtgtgtgtgctgtgctggagctgcagcgtgtgtgtggtAACAGCCATCCAGAGGGCTGACATGTTTCCTTATGGCACGTTAAGTGGAGATTTAATTCTGGCTGAGGGCGACGATGAGACGTCCAAAGTGCTGTCCCTGCCCAAACCCTTATACTTCTACGACACCCACTTCTCCCAGCTGTAT GTGGCCACCAACGGCATCATATCGGCACAGGACTTGCCGATGGAAAAGCAATATGTGGATGATGGCTTCCCCACAGATTTCCCCGTGGTGGCTCCGTTCCTGGCTGACATAGACACCAGCGAAGGACGAGGACATATTTATTACCGGGTGACCGAAACTCCCAGCGTGCTCAACAGAGTGGCCCAG GAAGTACACCGTGGTTTCCCAGACGCAAAGTTCACACCCACACACGCTGTAGTGGCAACATGGGAGAACGTCGCAGCCTATGAGGAACAAACTCGAATCTCTGGTCCTTCAAACAAG GTCAACACATTCCAGGCAGTGATCGGTTATGATGAGTCAGACTCCTACGTTCTCTTCCTGTACCCTGAAGGCGGTCTGAACTTCTTTGGGACGCGCCCCAAG GAGTCATATAATGTTGAGATAGAGCTTCCTGCCAGAGTCGGATTCAGCAGAGGAGAAATTTCATATTTAATCTTCTCCCGCACAGAAGGACCATACTACAGTGTTACCTCCAATGAACAGAGTGTCAAAAATCTTTACCA GGTTGGTAACACTGGAATCCCTGGCGTCTGGCTTTTCCACACTGGAAACCGTTACTCTTTTGACAACATTGTTCCTGCATCCACTGGCGGTCTCCTCGCTACTCCGCTTACTGTAGGACATAGCCTCTCTTTG GACACCACCACCCCTGAGTACGTGGAGTTTGGAGAGTACCCTGACAGTGCTTTTGACCCCGAGACacaggaagaagatgatgatttCCCTCTGACAGGCGGGGATCCTGAATTCCAGCCACCCCCTGCAGCCGGTGGCGACCACTCAGATTCCCAACAGCCGGAACCTCCTTCTGCTCCTGCAGAGGATTCTGATCGTCAGACGTCGTACAGCAATGAAAACGTGCCGCTGCCCCCTGAGCCTCGGTATGgttcagaggcagcagagaggcagTACGCCCCCCCTTATCCTCCACAGACAGTCCCAGAGGGGCGCAATCAGCCACCACAG CTTCCCCTGGAGGTGGTGGACGTGTACCCCCCTCAGAGGAGCCAGCCGCCTCTGTCCCCTGGAGGTCACGTAGTCAGCGTGGATGAAGACGATGTTGACTTTAACACAGAAG TGATTCGATACACCACTGAGAATAAAGAAACATGTGCCCG ATTCCAGCAGCAGTGCTCCCAGAATGCATTTTGCTCCGACTATGCCACGGGCTTCTGCTGTCACTGCCGGCCTGGATTCTATGGAAATGGACGCCACTGCCTTCCTGATG GTGCTCCGCAGCGCGTCAGCGGTAAGGTGAGCGGCACTGTGACGGTGGGGTCGACTCCAGTGGAGCTGAACAGCATCGATCTTCACGCTTACATCGTGGTGGGAGATGGGAGAGCATACACTGCCATCAGCGAG GTACCTGAGCCGGTGGGCTGGGCTCTGATGCCAGCGGCTCCAATAGGAGAGCTGTTTGGGTGGCTGTTTGCTCTGGAGCTTCCCAACAGCCAGGCAGGCTTCAAAATCACAG GTGCCGAGTTCACTCGTCATGCAGATGTGCTGTTTTACCCTGGCGGCCAGCGCTTGTCAATCACTCAGACGGGCCGGGGACTTGACGACCACAACCTCCTCACCGTGGATACCGTAATCAGCGGCAGCATGCCCTTCCTGCCACCTGGAGCCGAAGTTACCATTGATCCCTTCAAGGAGACGTACCAGTACTACCCCTCTG TCgtcacctccacctctgtcAGGGAGTATTCCGTCGTTTCAGCGGAACGAGGCTCAGAGTCCTTCTCCTTCCAGCTGAAGCAAAACATCACCTACCGCGACTGTCGACATGACAACCGTGCTGCTGCCACAGAGACGTTGCAGGTCACCATGGAGAGGGTGTTTGTGATGTACGTGAAGGAGGAGCGGATCCTGAGATACGCCATCACCAACAAGATCAGCCCGGTCGGAG TTGAGACTTCAGGACCTGAGCTGGTGAACCCCTGCTACGCTGGAAACCATGACTGTGACACGACGGCCCAGTGTATCCCACTGGAGGGCCAGGCCTTCCAGTGCCAGTGTGCTACTGGTTACAGAGGAGACGGTCGCAACTGTTACG ACATAAACGAGTGCGACGAGGGTTTAAGCACATGTGGTGATCATGCTCAGTGTGTGAACCTGCCGGGAAGCCACCGCTGCCAGTGCCAGAGTGGATATGAGTTTGACTACGACGGGCGCTCCTGCGTTG ATGTAGACGAGTGCAGCACCTCTCCGTGCCACATTAATGCCAGATGCATCAATGAACTCGGATCCTTCAAGTGTCAGTGCCAGCCTGGTTTCTATGGTGACGGTTTCTACTGTTCGCACCATGAAG GACACACAGTTCATCCAAAGAGCCAGTGcgagcagcacagagacagtcTGCAGAGTGGAGCGGACCGTGATGGGCGCCCAAGTCTCGGAGCCTTCGTTCCCCAGTGTGACTCTGATGGACAGTATCGAGCGCTGCAG TGCCACGGATCTACTGGACATTGTTGGTGCGTGGACAGCAGAGGCCAGGAGAGAGCGGGAACCAGGACTCCACCTGGAACAACACCCACAGACTGTGGCAGACCCA ATGAACCTCAGCAtcctaaaactcactgtgagCACCACAGAGACAGCGTTCAGACCTCCAGCCCCGAGGGATACCCTGTAGTTGGAGCCTATGTGCCTCAGTGTGATGCTAATGGACAGTACATACTGCTGCAG tGTCACGGCTCCACTGGACATTGTTGGTGTGTGGACAGCACTGGACAAGAGAGACCAGGAACCAGGACCCTGCCTGGTGCTCCACCCAAAGACTGTGACAAGTCAG atGAGCCACAGCGTCCTAAGACTCACTGcgagcagcacagagacagtgTTCAGACCACTAGTCCAGAGGGATACCCCATACCAGGAGTGTTTGTGCCCCAGTGTGACACAGAAGGACAGTACACAACTCAGCAG TGCCATGGCTCCATTGGCTATTGTTGGTGTGTGGACAGGACTGGACAGGAAAGACCAGGAACCAGGACTCTACCTGGAACACCACGTGTGGACTGTAACAGACCAG ATGAACCTCAGCGtcctaaaactcactgtgagCACCGCAGAGACAGCGTTCAGACCACCAGCCCAGAGGGACACCCTGTAGTTGGAGCCTATGTGCCTCAGTGTGATGAAAATGGACATTACATACTGCTGCAG TGCCACAGTTCCAGCGGACATTGCTGGTGTGTAGACAGCACCGGGCAGGAAAGGCCAGGAACCAGGACTCCACCTGGAACACCACCCAGAGATTGTGATAGACCAG AGGAACCAGGGCATCCAAAAACTCACTGcgagcagcacagagacagcatTCAGACCACCACTCCAGAGGGATACACCATAGAAGGAGTGTTTGTGCCTCAGTGTGATGCAAACGGACAGTACGCATCTCAACAG TGTCACGGCTCCACTGGTCACTGTTGGTGTGTGGACAGAACCGGGCAGGAGAGACCAGGAACCAGGACTCCACCTGGGACTTCACCTGTGGACTGTGACAGACCAG ATGAACCTCAGCGtcctaaaactcactgtgagCACCACAGAGACAGTGTTCAGACCACCAGCCCAGAGGGATACCCCATAGTCGGGGCTTATGTGCCTCAGTGTGATGCTGAAGGACAGTACTCCTCTCAGCAG TGTCATGGATCCACTGGACACTGTTGGTGTGTGGACAGGACTGGACAGGAGAGAGCAGGAACCAGGACTGGACCTGGAACTCCTTCTGTGGACTGTGACAAACCAG ATGAACCTCAACGtcctaaaactcactgtgagCACCACAGAGACAGTGTTCAGACCACCAGCCCAGAGGGATACCCCATAGTCGGAGCTTACGTGCCTCAGTGTGATGCTGAAGGACAGTACTCCTCTCAGCAG TGTCATGGCTCCACTGGACAATGTTGGTGTGTGGACAGGAGTGGACAGGAGAGAACGGGAACCAGGACTGGACCTGGATCTCCTCGCGTGGACTGTAACAGACCAG TCCCGGTGCTGCCTACTCATCGCCCTGAGAGTGTGTGCGAGCGATGGAGGGCCAGTTTGATCGAGCACTACGGCGGCAAACCAGAACCTCAGCAATACGTGCCTCAGTGTGAACCAGACGGACACTTCAG TCCAGTCCAGTGTTACGGTGAGACCACTTATTGTTGGTGTGTGGACCAGGATGGACGGGAGGTTCCTGGGACCCGGTCCAATGATGTGGTCAAACCTGCTT GCATCGGTACAGTGGCTCCCCCCACCATACGTCCACTGCCGCGCCCAGACGTGACGCCTCCCACAAACTCTGACATCATACTACTGTACGCTCAGGGGCAGAAAATAGGAGCGCTGCCTCTCAACGGGACCAGACTGGAAGGATCCCGTTCCAAAACACTCCTGACACTACAC GGTTCGATAGTCGTTGGTATCGCCTATGACTGCAAAGAAAACCACGTCTATTGGACAGATTTGTCTGCAAGGACAATCAACAGAGCATCGATGTCCCCTGGAGCTGAGCCCGAGTTACTCATTAACACAA ACCTGGTCAGTCCGGAGGGTTTGGCAGTGGACGCCAAACGCAGGCAAATGTTCTGGGTCGACTCAAACCAGGATCTGATAGAAACCGCCAACCTAGATGGCAGCGGGAGACGGACCCTGTTTGACACAGACCTGGTGAACCCCCGGGCCATCATAGTGGTCTCTTCCACTGG CACTCTGTACTGGTCAGATTGGAACCGAGAGGCTCCTAAAATCGAGAGTTCGTCTGTGGATGGTCAGAACCGCAGAGTGGTGGTGTCTGATGGTATCGGATTGCCAAATGCATTGACGTACGACTCTTCCTCTGGACAAATCTGCTGGGCTGATGCAG gcaCAAAGCGTTTAGAGTGTGTGTCACCAGACGGCTCAGGTCGCAGAGTGATCCACCCCACCCTCAACTACCCATTCAGCATGGTCTACTACAGGAACCACTTCTACTACACTGACTGGAGGAG GGACGGAGTGATAACTGTGAGCAAAGACAGCAGTCAGATCACTGATGAATACCTGCCAGACCAGCGCTCTCACTTGTACGGCATCGCCATAGCATCCACCCACTGTCTACCAG gGAGCCACTAA